GTGCCGTCTTCGGCCTTGTACTCGCCGTTGGGCAGCGTGAGCAGGTCCGCGGAGAGGTCGAGCTGCCGGGGGGACGGCTTGCCGCGGGTGATGTCCAGGGAGAGGCCGCGCTCGACGAGCGCCGCGTAGTCGCGACGGGCGGTGTCGACGTCGACGGGAGCAGTGGTCATGACACCACGCTAAACCGCGCGTCGATACCATTTCGGGTGACCCCCTGTCCAGGGTCTACGGTGGGGTCTCGTGCGTCACGTGGTCCATGCCGATCAGCGTCAGTTCTCGTTGCGGGACAACACCGCCTGGGTCCCCGGCGACGGTGGGTGGTCCGACGAGGCGGTGACCTCGCACCGGATCGCGGTGGAGCCGTCGTCGCTCGCGGTCGCCACCGCGCGCTCCGATCTGGTCGAGGTGGAGGTCGCCGTGCACCCCGGTTCGCCCCCGGTGCCATCCGGGGCCGAACACGTGGTGGAGGCCGACCTCGCCGTGCCGGGCGGGAAGGTGACGCTCGCGGGTCCGGCCGACTACCCGGGTCAGGAGCGCGTGCTGGAGCTCGCGCCCGGCCGTTACCGCGTACGAGTGTCCTATGTGGAGAGTGGCCCGCCGGCCGTGACGTGGAACGAGCACGAGTACGGCGAGCACTTCCGCTACGTCGTGGACCTGTGGCCGGTTACCGCGCCGGCGCCCGTCACCGTGGTGCGCCAAGGCGCCGCGGTCTGGGACGGCTGACCGGAAGCGGCCATCCGGGACCCCTCCCGCTCCTGCGCTCTTATCGTCTTCGCAGAGCAACGCGGAAAGCGGGGAGAGGCAGTGCGGGACAGCCAGAAAGCCGAGATCGCCCAGATCTGCGAGGCCGTGGCGCGGTCGATGTTCACCCAGGCCGCGATGTACTGGGGCATCGACCGCGAGGTGCACGCGCGCCTGCCCGAGACGATCCGCCGGCACGCCGAGGGCCTGCTGCCCCCGCTCGCGCAGGCCGCGGTGGCCGACGCGACGCCGGACCTGGCGGAGGCGCAGGCGTCGGTGGAGCTCGCGCTGCGGGACACGCTGCGCGCGTCGGCGGCCGAATCGGTGGAGATCACGTCGGCGCGGCTGCTGCCGGCGCTGGCCGAACGCGCGGTGCGGGAAGCGACGCCCGACGTCGAGTCCATCCGCGCGAAGCTGGTGTCGACGGCCACGCCGGAGGTGGCCGAAGCGCTGCGCGAGCAGACCGCCAAGACCGTGGCCGGAGCCGTCGAACAGGCGACGGCCGACCTGCGGACCACGCTCGCCGACCAGCTCCGGCGCACGGTGCTGCCGGAGCTGGCCCGCGAGGCCGTCGCGAACGCGACGCCCGATGTCGCCGAGGCCCGCGAGCACCTGGTGCGTGAAGCGACGGCAGCGCTGTCGGGCACGATCGAGAAGGCCGTGGCGGAGGTGGCGCGGCAGGCCAAACCCGACCTCGTCGAGCGCGTGTCGGCCGTGGCCGTGGCGCGTGTCCGCTCGGTCGTGCAGGCGGCGGCCGAGAAGGAGCTGGCCGCAGGGCAAGCCGATCGAGCTGGCCGAGGACACCCACGCCGTGCTGCCGGAGGTGCTGGTGGCCCTGCACGCGCGCTGCCACGTGCTGCTCGTCGGTCCCGCGGGCACGGGCAAGTCCATGCTGGCCAAGCATGCGGCGCATTGGCCACCGCCGTCGCGCGCAGCTCGCGGATCGACGCCACCAGCTCCTCCACTTCGTCCGGGTGCGAAGGCGCGTGCCGCAGCGCGACCACTGAAAACACCGTGCGCTCCTCGGTCGGGGCGGTCAGACTGGGGCGCGTGCACATGATCGACTTGCCCGAGGTCGTCCGCGGCGCGCTGGAGCTCGAGCGCACCGAGCGGGGCCTGGTGCCGCATCGGTTGCCCGCGTGGGCCAGGGCGCGGGGGGACGCGCAGCTGGCCATGGCGGAGGCGCAGCCCTCCGGGGTGCGGCTGGTGTTCCGGACCGCGGCGACCGTGGTGGAGCTGGACGCGGTGCGCACCAAGGTGTCCTACGTCGGCGCGGCGGCGCGGCCCGACGGGGTGTACGAGCTGTTCGTGGACGGCGCTCCCGTCGGCGCCGGGACGGTCGGCGGCGGGGACGAGCTGCGCGTCGACATGACGACCGGCGGCACCGAGGTGCGGCGCGGCGAGCCGGGCACGGTGCGGTTCGCCGGGCTGCCCGCGCGGGTCAAGGACGTCGAGATCTGGTTGCCCCACAACGAGCTCACCACGCTCGTCGAGCTGCGCGCCGACGCGCCGGCCAGCGCGGCGAACCCCGACGGGCGGCGGCGGCGGCTGCACCACGGCAGCTCCATCAGCCAGGGGTCCGGCGCGGCGAGCCCCACCACGACGTGGCCGGCGGTCGCCGCGAGGCACGCGGGCGTGGAGCTGACCAACCTGGGTTTCGGCGGCAGCGCGCTGCTGGATCCGTTCACCGCGCAGGTCATGCGCGACACCCCGGCCGACGTCGTGAGCGTGAAGCTCGGCATCAACCTCGTCAACGCCGACCTCATGCGGCTGCGCGCCTTCGGCCCGGCCGTGCACGGGTTCCTCGACACGATCCGCGCCGGCCACCCCGCCACGCCGCTGCTGGTCGTCTCCCCGCTGCTGTGCCCGATCCACGAGGACACCCCCGGCCCCGGCGCCCCGGTCTTCGAGGCCGACGGTGTCGTGCGCTTCCGCGCGACCGGCGAACCCGGCCCGGGCAAGCTGACGTTGAAGGTCATCCGGGAAGAACTCGCGCGGATCGTCTCGCAGCGGCGCGACGACCCGAACCTGCACCTGCTCGACGGCCTGACCCTCTACGGCGAGCAGGACTTCGCGGAGCTGCCCCTGCCCGATGCCCTGCACCCGGACGCCGAAACCCACCAGTGGGTCGGTGGACGCTTCGCGCACCTGGTGTTCGGTGCGGGCGGGCCGTTCGGGAACGGGTAGCCGCCTGGCACCGCACGGCTCACGCCGCTCCAGGCCAAGCCGGGCCAAGCCGAGCCGGGCCAGGCCGAGCCGGGCCGAGCCGGGCCAAGCCGAGCCGGGCCAGGCCAGGCCAGGCCAGGCCAGCTAGGCCGAGCCGCGCCGGGCCAGGCCAGGCCGAGCCGGGTCGGGCCAGGCCGGACCGGGCCGGGCCAGGCCGGACCGGGCCGAGCCAGGCCGGACCGGGCCGAGCTAGGCCGGGTCGAGCTAGGCCGGACCGGGCCAGGCCGAGCCGGGCCAGGCCGAGCCAGGCCATGCCGGGCCGGGCCCTCGCCGAGCGATCAGTAGCCCGAGACACCGCCGCTGGTGCCCGTGCCGTTCGCGGTGGTCGCCGGTGCGCCCCCGCCCGGGGTGACCACGACGGCGTGCCACGTGCCCAGCACGCCGTCGCCCTTCGTCTGGCCGGGGGCGCTGTCCTGGGCGTAGGTGTAAACGGGCTTCCCGTTGAACGTCGCCTGCTCGATACCGTCGGAGCGGGTGAACGTGGCGAGCTGCCCGGGCAGGCTCACGCCGTTCGCGGGCTGTGCCGGGCCGGTGATCGGCGGCCAGAGCGACTTGCACCCGCTGTCGGTGCACGCCGACATGCCGGGCTTGTCCTCGTCGAACGTGTAGAGCGTGAAGCCCTTGGCGTTCACGAGAACCGTCCCGAGTGAGGTGTTCGCCTCGCCCAGCGTCGCGGGCGCGGCCGCCGAGGAGGCGGGCGCCTGAGCGCCGGCCGGCGGGGGCGCCGAGGCGGCCATGCCGCCGCTCCCGCACGCGGCCAGCCCGGCCATCGCCGCGACCGCACTGCCCGCGATGGCGAGAATCCTGAGGTTTTTCACGGTTTCCACCCTTCTCCTTCGCGACTCCCCCACACCCGGAACACGTAGCGCCCCGGTTCCGGGTTCGACCGGAACCCCTTGCGGCGACGCGGATCACACCGATGCGTCCACTGTGGACGCGCAAGGGGTGAACCGGGTCACCACTGTGAACAAAGAGGACGCGCGTTTCGTGTGACCGACCGGAACGTTCCCGGCGAAAGCGCTGTATTCGCCCGCGGAGGACGGAATCTACAGCGGGTCGAGACCCGTGATCTTCCACGACCCGTCGACGCGGTGGGCGGTCACGGCCAGCTGCGCGACCGAGGACTGCGGTGCTCCCCCGCCGGGCAGGATCGTCTGCTGGTCCAGGAAAAGCAGCAGCGTCGCGTCGTCGCCGTGCAGCGTCCGGACGCCGGCCGAGCGTATGGTGGTGGTGCGGATGAGCTTGCCGTCGGTGGCGCGTTGGCTCGCGGCGGCGAACTGCGCGTGGTACTGGCCGACGGCGGGACCGCTGAGCACGGAGGCGGCGGCGCGCGAGGTGCGGTCGAGATTGGCGTAGTCGTAGGAGAACAACGCCTTCACCCCGGCGCTCACCTGGTCACGCACCTGGGTGGTGGTGGTCTGGTCGACCAACGTGTCGTCGTCGCGCGGGCGCAGCGCCGAGGCCTGCACGGCGAACCACACCGCGCACGCGAGCGCCACCACGGTCACGGCGATCGACCAGCGCTTCACGAGCCCACCGCCTGGACGCCGCCGACCTTCCACGTGTCGCCCTCGCGCGCGAAGTCCACGGTCAGGCGCGCTTGTTTCGGTACCGGCGCGCCGCCGCCGGTGCTTACACGTACGTCGAGCACAGCGATGACCCGCGCCGTGCCCGCGGCCGGGTCGAGGTCGGTGACCGCGGCCTGCAGGAGCGACGCCGTCGACACCGTCTTGGTGCTCGTCGCGCGGTCGAGCTGCAGCTGCCGGTCGCCGGCGAGGTTCGCACCGTACTGCCCCGTGGTGGCACCGATCCAGCGGTCCACGTCGGCGCCGCCGGTGTGGTAGTCGATCGTGTTGAGCGCCACCAAGTCCGTGCTCGCCGCGGCGAGCACGGCGTCGCGGTCGCGGCCGCGGGCCAGGCCTTCGTCATGGGCCGCCTGCCACCAGGACCAGCCGAACCAGGCGGCCGCGAGTACGGCGAGCACCGGCACGATCAGAAGCGCCTTCATCACGACCCGCCCAGCAGCGCCCCGAGACCGCCGGCCGGCGGCGTGAGCAGACCGAGCAGGCCCGGCAGCTGGTTCGCGTCCGGAGTGGTCGACGGCGCCGATTCCTTCGGCGCAGCCGGGATCGCGGGCGGCTTCCCCGCGTAGGGCGCGTTCTGCGCACCGCGAACCTCGACAGGGCTGCCCGGCGGCTCGGCGCAGTAGGCGTTCACGTTCACCGGCGCTTCGGTGGTGTCGTTGGCCGGGCGCTGTTTCGTGCCCTCGTAGCCCTTCGTGCACGACGCCGGGTCGAAGAAGTTGAACACCACACCCAGGTGCCCGGTGCCGTCCGGCGACGTCGACGGCGAGAACGCCGAGATCACCGGGTAGGCCACCAGCAGCTCTTCGATCGCGTCGGTGCGCGTGGAGGTGATCTGGGCCGTGGTCAGGGAGTTCGCGAAGATCACACCCAGATCGGTGCCCGAGGTCGCGAGCACGTCGCTGATCTGGCGGCTCAGCTGCGGCGCCTGGTCGATCACCGTGCGCAGGTCCGGGTCCGACGACTTCAGCTGCGCCGCGATCGTCTTCAACCCGCCCGCGAAGTCGGTGATGTTCTGCGCCTGGCGCTCCTGCGTGGCGAACACCGTGCGCGAGTTGGCGAGCAGCCCACGCGTCTGCGGGATGTACTGGGCGGCCTTCGCGGTGAGCGAACCCGTGCTGTCCAACAGCTTCTGCAGCTGCGGGCCCGTACCGGCGAACGCGTCGTAGGTCTCGTCGACCACGGTCTTGAGCGAGTCCGGGTGCACACTCGCCACGAGATCGTCCAAATGCGACAGCACGGAGTCCGGCGACGTGGGCAGCGACGTGCGGTCCTCCGTGATCACCGAGCCGTCGTGCAGATACGGGCCCGTCTCGCGGTCGGGCAGCAGGTCCACGAACTGCTCCCCCACCGCCGAGCGGTTCGCCACCTGCGCGTGGAGGTCGTCGGGGATGTCCGGGCCGCCGGAGTCGAGGTCGAGGTGCACGTCGAGGCCGTGGCCGGTGAGCGTCATAGCGGACACGCGCCCGACCGTCACGCCGCGGTAGGCGACCTCGGAGTTCACGAAGATGCCGCCGGAATCGGCCAGCTGCAAGGTCACCTGGTAGCCGCGGGAGCCGAAGAGCCGGTCGAGGCCCGCGTACTTGCCGCCCGCGTAGACCACCGACACCACGGCGATCACCACGAACGCGATGAGCTGGATCCGCGTCTTGCGCGAGGTCATCCCGCACCTCCCCCGAGCAGGCCGCCCAGGAGGCCGCCGAGCAGCCCGCCGGGCCCGGCCTGGTTCTTCGCCGGCGGCGCGGTGGTCGGCAACGGCAGGGGCAACGCCGGCGTGGCCGCACCCGAGCCCTGCGAAGTCAGCCCGGAGATCTGGATCGGCGGCTGCGAGGAGTTCGTGAAGTTCTGGAGCAGCTTGTCGAGGTCGAGGTTCACGGTCGCGTCGACGTTGGCGTAGTCGCCCTTGATCGTGTTGCCCGCGTAGTCCGGGAACGGGTAGGTGAGCAGGATCTGCAACGCGTTCGGCAGGTCCTGGCCCGCCTCGCCGAGCTTCTGCAACGTCGGCTGCAGCGCCTTGAGGTTCGCCACGAGCTGGTCGCGGCTGCGGTTCACCGTGTCGACCGCGACGCCCGAAAGCTTGGTGAGCGCGTTGAGCATGCCCACGAGCTGGTCGCGCTGGTCGGCCACGATCTTCAGGCCCGGCGCCAGATTGTCCAGCGCGGTCTTGATGTTCTGCTGCTGCCCCGCGAGCGTGTGCGAGAGCTTGTCCAGCCCGTCGATCGCGCGCAGGATCTCGCCCTTGTGCGAGTCGAGCTGCGTGGCGAGATCGTCCACCCGCGACAGCAGCGCGCGCATCTCGGGTTCGTTGCCGGACAACGCGTCGTTGAGCTCGTGACTGATGTCCTGCAGCTGGCCGAGGCCGCCGCCGTTGAGCAGCAGCGAAAGCGCGCCCAGCACTTCCTCGACCTCGGGGTTGCGGTTGGTGCGCCCGAGCGGGATCTGCGCGCCGTCGGCGAGGTGACCGGCGGGCTTCTCGGCGGTCGGCTGGCCCAGCTCCACGAACTTCTCGCCCAGCAGACTCGACTGGCGCAGCTCGGCGCGCGCGTTGGCGGGCAGCTGCACGTCGCCGTTGACCGTCATGGCTACGAGGGCCGAGCGGGTGTCGGGCGTGAGGGTGATCTTGTCGACCCGGCCCACGGCCACGTCGTCGACCTTCACGCTCGCCTGCGGCACGAGGTCGAGCACGTCGGTGAACAGCGCCGTCACGTAGTACGGGTGGTCGCCGAGGTTCGGCCCGCCCGGTAGCGGCGTGGAGTAGAGGCCGTTGAAGCCGCCGTCGCTGCAGCCGGCGAGCACGAGCACGCCGGCGAGCACCCCGGCCAGGCGCCGCCGCTTCACTTGCCACCGCCGGAAAGCTGCGTCATCACGTCCACCAGCGGAAGCGGCAACGGGGGCAGCTGACCGTTCTGCAGCGAGTTGAGCACCTGCGGCACGGTCGGCAGCTTGAGCGCGCCGTCGAGCACCGGCGCGAGCTGCTTGCAGATGTCGGTCAACGTGGTGGGCGCGCCCTTCGGCGTGCCCGCGGCGAGGATCCGGCAGACGGTGAGGATCGGCGGGTTGGTGATCTCGTTGAGGTTGTCGCGCACGGCGATGGTGCCGGAGGCGGCATCGTAGGAGTTGATGAAGTTCGTGGCGCCGGTCGGCGCGATGTCGAGCACCTCGGCGAGGGCGGCGCGCTGGTCCACGAGCACGCCCGTGAGCGACGCCAGTTTGTCCACATTGGACTCCAGGCCGGCCTTGTTGTCGGCCACGAACTGTTTCACGTCTCCGAGTGAGGAAGCCAGGGAACTCAGCGCAGCGCCGACGTCGGCCGAGTCGTCGGCAAGGAACCCGCTGACGTCGGCCACGCGTTCGTAGAACTCGTTGAGCTGGCTGTCGCTCTGGGCGAGGGCAGCCGTGAACGAGTTCAGGTTCTGGACGGTGGCGAACAGGTCGTCCTTGGAGTCGTCGAGCGTGCCCGCGAGGTCGGCGAGGCGGCCGACGGTCGAGTTGAGGTCGGCGCCGTTGCCCTTGAGGTTGGCGGCCGCGGTGTCGAGGACGTCGGACAGCGCGCCGTTTTTGTTGGCACCGTCGGGGCCGAGGGCGGTGGAGAGCTTGTCGAGGCTCGCGTAGAGATCGTCGAGCTCGACCGGTGTGGCCGTCTTGTCGCGGGCGAGAACGGTGCCGCTCGCGAGCGTGGGGCCGCTGTCGTAGGCCGGGGTGAGCTGCACGTAGCGGTCGCTGACGAGACTCGGGGCGACCACGACTGCGCCCACATTGAGGGGGATCGGCACGTCGTCGTTCACGCGCATGTCCACGCGCACCGCCTGCCCGTCCGGCGTCACGGCGGTGACCTCGCCGACCGGCACGCCGAGCACGCGCACCGAAGAACCGGCGTAGAGGCCGACGGTCTTGCCGAAGTACGCCGAGAGCGTGGTGCCGCTGCTCGTGCGGAACACCAGCCAGAGCCCCGCCGTGAGCAGCAACGCGGCGACGCAGGCAAAACCCAGCCAGGTCACCAGGTTCCGCTGCGCTCGCGTTTCGATAGTCACCGTCCGCCCACCCCCTGGTTCGGCGCCGCGATCGGCGGGGTGCAGCCCTCCGGGTTGATCGACAGCCCGCCGGCGGTGATCGTCGGCGGCAACAGCCCGCACAGGTAGCCCTCGAACCAGCGGCCGTTGCCCGTCGCGTTGGCGCCGACTCGCGCGAACGGCGCCATCAGCGCCAGGCCGCGGTCGAGATTGCCCTGGTTGCGCTGCAGCACATCGGTCACCTTCCCCAGCGCGTCGAGCGTCGGCTTCAGCTGCGTGCGGTTGTCGGCGACGAGCCCCGAGAGCTGCTGCGAGATCTGCTGCGTGCCCTTGAGCAGCGCGCTGATCTGGTCCCGGCGGTTCTGCAGCTCGCTCAGCAACAGGTTGCCGTCGCTGATCACCTGCTGCAGCTGGGTGTTGCGGTCCGAGAGCGTCTTGGAGATCGTGCTCGTGTTCGCCAGCAGCGTGTGCAGGTCGGCGTCGCGCGAGGACACCGTCTTCGACAGCGCAGACAGGCCCGAGAGCGTGTCCTTGAGGTACTGCGGGCTGCCGGAGAGCGAATCCGACAGCGCGGTGAAGCTGTCGGCGAGCTGCTTGGTGTCGATGTCGCCGACGGTCGTGGAGAGCTGGTCGAACGCGTCCTGCAGCTGGAACGGCGTGCGCGTGCGCTGCAGCGGGATCGTGTCACCGGGGCTCTGCGTGCCGGCGCCCTTCGGGTCGAGCGCCAGGTACTTCTCCCCCAGCAGCGTCTTGATCTCGATCGACGCGGTGGACGCGTCGCCCACGCGCACGCCCTTCACCCGGAACTTCACCAGCACCTGCTTGTGCCCCAGCGCCACCGAGGTCACCTGGCCCACCTTCACGCCGGCGACCTCCACCTCGTTGTCCGGCGCGAGCCCGGCGGCTTCGCCGAAGTACGCGGAGTACGTGGTGCCGTTGCCGAACATCGGGATGCTGTCGGAGAAGTAGGCCACGGCGGTCACCAGCAGGATGAGCACCAGCGTCACCCCGCCGACCGCGGCCTGGTTGCGTTCCTTGAGCCGCTTCACGGCCCGCACCTCGCCGCGCGCTGCGTGGCGGGCAACGGCACGATCGGCAACGTCACGTCCAGCGACGAGATCCCGATCGTGCCCTCGATCCCGCACAGGTAGTAGTTGAACCAGCTGCCGTAGCTCAGCGTGCGCGTGAACTTCTCCAGGTTGCCCGGGAGCACCTGCAGCAGGTGGTCGAGCAGCTGATCGGAATCGGCGAGGTTGTTCGACAGCGTGCCGAGCTGCTTCACGTCTTCCTGCACGGCCGGGCGCGCGTCGGCGAGCAGGCCCGACGTGGTCTCGGTCAGCTCGCCCAGCGCGCCCACGGCGTCGCCGATCGGTTTGCGCTGCTCGGCCAGGCCGCTCACGAGCCGCTGCGTCTGGTCGACGAGGTCACCCAGCTGCGGGCCGCGGGAGTTCACCGTGGTCAGGACCTGGTTGAGGTTGTCGATGACCTGCCCGATCACCTGGTCCTTGCCGGCGATCGACGTCGTGATCGACGCGGTGTGGGCCAGCAGGCTCGTGATCGTGCCGCCCTCACCCTGGAAGACCTGGATGATCTCGGCCGAGAGCTGGTTGACCTCTTTCGGGTCCAGCGCCTGGAACAGCGGCTTGAACCCGTTGAACAACACGGTGAGGTTCAACGCGGGTTTGGTGCGCTCGGGCGGGATCGTCGCGCCGTCGGCCAGCGTGCCGCCGCCCGTGACGTCGGTGCCGAGCGCGAGGTAGCGCTGGCCGACGAGGTTGCGGTACTTGATCGTCGCGGTCGTGAGCGCGGGCAGCTTGTACTGGGCGTCCACGGCGAAGCGGACGTCAGCGAAATTCTGCTCGCCCTGCTGCACGTCGATCGAGTCGACCTGCCCCACCTTCACGCCGGAAATGCGCACGTCGTCACCCGGCTGCAGGCCCGACGCGTCGGTGAACTTGGCGGCGAACCCCGCCGTGGTGCCGAAGTTCGTGTTGGCGATGGTGGCCGCGAGGATGCCGGTGAGCAACACCGTGACGGCGGCGAAGACGAGGATCTTCACCAGCGCGGGGATGAACGACCTCACTTGAGCTCCACCTCCGCCCCGCGGTAGAGCGGCCCGACGAGCAGGCCCGCCCAGCCGGGGACCTGGTCGGGCGTGGTCTTCATCGCGGACGAGGCCAGCAGGTCGATCAGGTCCTGTTCGTCGGTGGACCCGAAGA
The sequence above is a segment of the Amycolatopsis sp. 2-15 genome. Coding sequences within it:
- a CDS encoding GDSL-type esterase/lipase family protein, whose protein sequence is MIDLPEVVRGALELERTERGLVPHRLPAWARARGDAQLAMAEAQPSGVRLVFRTAATVVELDAVRTKVSYVGAAARPDGVYELFVDGAPVGAGTVGGGDELRVDMTTGGTEVRRGEPGTVRFAGLPARVKDVEIWLPHNELTTLVELRADAPASAANPDGRRRRLHHGSSISQGSGAASPTTTWPAVAARHAGVELTNLGFGGSALLDPFTAQVMRDTPADVVSVKLGINLVNADLMRLRAFGPAVHGFLDTIRAGHPATPLLVVSPLLCPIHEDTPGPGAPVFEADGVVRFRATGEPGPGKLTLKVIREELARIVSQRRDDPNLHLLDGLTLYGEQDFAELPLPDALHPDAETHQWVGGRFAHLVFGAGGPFGNG
- a CDS encoding COG4315 family predicted lipoprotein — protein: METVKNLRILAIAGSAVAAMAGLAACGSGGMAASAPPPAGAQAPASSAAAPATLGEANTSLGTVLVNAKGFTLYTFDEDKPGMSACTDSGCKSLWPPITGPAQPANGVSLPGQLATFTRSDGIEQATFNGKPVYTYAQDSAPGQTKGDGVLGTWHAVVVTPGGGAPATTANGTGTSGGVSGY
- a CDS encoding MCE family protein yields the protein MTSRKTRIQLIAFVVIAVVSVVYAGGKYAGLDRLFGSRGYQVTLQLADSGGIFVNSEVAYRGVTVGRVSAMTLTGHGLDVHLDLDSGGPDIPDDLHAQVANRSAVGEQFVDLLPDRETGPYLHDGSVITEDRTSLPTSPDSVLSHLDDLVASVHPDSLKTVVDETYDAFAGTGPQLQKLLDSTGSLTAKAAQYIPQTRGLLANSRTVFATQERQAQNITDFAGGLKTIAAQLKSSDPDLRTVIDQAPQLSRQISDVLATSGTDLGVIFANSLTTAQITSTRTDAIEELLVAYPVISAFSPSTSPDGTGHLGVVFNFFDPASCTKGYEGTKQRPANDTTEAPVNVNAYCAEPPGSPVEVRGAQNAPYAGKPPAIPAAPKESAPSTTPDANQLPGLLGLLTPPAGGLGALLGGS
- a CDS encoding MCE family protein, giving the protein MKRRRLAGVLAGVLVLAGCSDGGFNGLYSTPLPGGPNLGDHPYYVTALFTDVLDLVPQASVKVDDVAVGRVDKITLTPDTRSALVAMTVNGDVQLPANARAELRQSSLLGEKFVELGQPTAEKPAGHLADGAQIPLGRTNRNPEVEEVLGALSLLLNGGGLGQLQDISHELNDALSGNEPEMRALLSRVDDLATQLDSHKGEILRAIDGLDKLSHTLAGQQQNIKTALDNLAPGLKIVADQRDQLVGMLNALTKLSGVAVDTVNRSRDQLVANLKALQPTLQKLGEAGQDLPNALQILLTYPFPDYAGNTIKGDYANVDATVNLDLDKLLQNFTNSSQPPIQISGLTSQGSGAATPALPLPLPTTAPPAKNQAGPGGLLGGLLGGLLGGGAG
- a CDS encoding MCE family protein; the protein is MTIETRAQRNLVTWLGFACVAALLLTAGLWLVFRTSSGTTLSAYFGKTVGLYAGSSVRVLGVPVGEVTAVTPDGQAVRVDMRVNDDVPIPLNVGAVVVAPSLVSDRYVQLTPAYDSGPTLASGTVLARDKTATPVELDDLYASLDKLSTALGPDGANKNGALSDVLDTAAANLKGNGADLNSTVGRLADLAGTLDDSKDDLFATVQNLNSFTAALAQSDSQLNEFYERVADVSGFLADDSADVGAALSSLASSLGDVKQFVADNKAGLESNVDKLASLTGVLVDQRAALAEVLDIAPTGATNFINSYDAASGTIAVRDNLNEITNPPILTVCRILAAGTPKGAPTTLTDICKQLAPVLDGALKLPTVPQVLNSLQNGQLPPLPLPLVDVMTQLSGGGK
- a CDS encoding MlaD family protein, giving the protein MKRLKERNQAAVGGVTLVLILLVTAVAYFSDSIPMFGNGTTYSAYFGEAAGLAPDNEVEVAGVKVGQVTSVALGHKQVLVKFRVKGVRVGDASTASIEIKTLLGEKYLALDPKGAGTQSPGDTIPLQRTRTPFQLQDAFDQLSTTVGDIDTKQLADSFTALSDSLSGSPQYLKDTLSGLSALSKTVSSRDADLHTLLANTSTISKTLSDRNTQLQQVISDGNLLLSELQNRRDQISALLKGTQQISQQLSGLVADNRTQLKPTLDALGKVTDVLQRNQGNLDRGLALMAPFARVGANATGNGRWFEGYLCGLLPPTITAGGLSINPEGCTPPIAAPNQGVGGR
- a CDS encoding MCE family protein, with translation MRSFIPALVKILVFAAVTVLLTGILAATIANTNFGTTAGFAAKFTDASGLQPGDDVRISGVKVGQVDSIDVQQGEQNFADVRFAVDAQYKLPALTTATIKYRNLVGQRYLALGTDVTGGGTLADGATIPPERTKPALNLTVLFNGFKPLFQALDPKEVNQLSAEIIQVFQGEGGTITSLLAHTASITTSIAGKDQVIGQVIDNLNQVLTTVNSRGPQLGDLVDQTQRLVSGLAEQRKPIGDAVGALGELTETTSGLLADARPAVQEDVKQLGTLSNNLADSDQLLDHLLQVLPGNLEKFTRTLSYGSWFNYYLCGIEGTIGISSLDVTLPIVPLPATQRAARCGP